From one Luteolibacter sp. SL250 genomic stretch:
- a CDS encoding PEP-CTERM sorting domain-containing protein (PEP-CTERM proteins occur, often in large numbers, in the proteomes of bacteria that also encode an exosortase, a predicted intramembrane cysteine proteinase. The presence of a PEP-CTERM domain at a protein's C-terminus predicts cleavage within the sorting domain, followed by covalent anchoring to some some component of the (usually Gram-negative) cell surface. Many PEP-CTERM proteins exhibit an unusual sequence composition that includes large numbers of potential glycosylation sites. Expression of one such protein has been shown restore the ability of a bacterium to form floc, a type of biofilm.): MKYPLALLLAAACVTPLALQARDDVPTNTRLDSPAGGYHAITAQPAFVEFHDGGKVPAGPGGDVGVNVREVSVAVVPEPGLAGLLGILGAILLLRRRG, translated from the coding sequence ATGAAATACCCACTCGCCCTGCTGCTTGCCGCGGCATGTGTCACCCCGCTTGCGTTGCAGGCGCGGGATGACGTTCCGACCAATACCCGCCTGGACTCCCCGGCTGGTGGCTATCATGCGATCACCGCGCAGCCTGCGTTCGTGGAATTCCATGACGGTGGGAAGGTCCCCGCCGGTCCGGGCGGTGATGTCGGGGTGAATGTGAGGGAGGTGTCCGTGGCGGTGGTGCCGGAACCCGGCCTGGCGGGGTTGCTGGGAATCCTCGGGGCCATCCTCCTGCTGCGCCGTCGCGGTTGA